One segment of Solanum stenotomum isolate F172 chromosome 1, ASM1918654v1, whole genome shotgun sequence DNA contains the following:
- the LOC125845778 gene encoding protein WVD2-like 4: MESENGVPVEEEKIVVVEKNLDMSKEEENVSEKKANANEEKADEAPNVSVVKTELSRNVPKSKGSSQKKLATGGTTKNNKMVKDQASLRATAALTRSNKASQSQSLSFPSRGVSSDVMRKSIDVYPKKSDAKELKTKGVKNETSHSKGSSASSSNPANRGVSGGVLKNANINGGVATNRRTTIAAGPSLRQSMSGKSLTANGNAKKATSEVSNDENKKPTKSELPVKEDEDARSTTSSSTTPRGQRRASIAGFSFRLEERAEKRKEFLAKIEEKIQAKEEEKNNLQAKSKENQEAEIKQLRKSLTFKATPMPNFYKEPPQKVELRKIPTTRAVSPKLGRNKNSTSTTNSSESGGSCFSPRVVNKEQVKSPRAMLSTSNKVTGASKGGKPIETKKPMKSSSTTKTKGKAVVTKSKPAEAKALDENLCEEKSKEMIEQPDEKFEMNPADNNAEKPPNAIVMPSAQVTVEG, translated from the exons ATGGAGTCTGAAAATGGGGTTCCAGTTGAAGAGGAAAAGATTGTTGTGGTTGAAAAGAATTTGGATATGAGTAAGGAGGAGGAGAATGTGAGTGAAAAAAAGGCAAATGCAAATGAGGAAAAGGCTGATGAAGCACCTAATGTATCAGTGGTCAAAACTGAACTGTCTCGAAATGTTCCGAAGAGCAAAGGGTCGAGTCAAAAAAAGCTTGCTACTGGTGGAACTACAAAGAACAATAAGATGGTGAAAGATCAGGCTAGTTTAAGAGCGACAGCTGCATTGACTCGTTCGAATAAGGCGAGTCAATCGCAAAGCCTGTCGTTCCCTTCACGAGGTGTTAGTTCCGATGTAATGAGGAAGAGCATCGATGTGTATCCGAAGAAATCGGATGCCAAGGAACTTAAAACAAAAGGGGTTAAGAATGAGACTTCACATTCGAAGGGATCATCGGCTTCTAGTTCGAATCCGGCTAACAGGGGTGTATCTGGTGGAGTCTTGAAGAATGCAAACATAAATGGAGGTGTTGCAACCAACAGGAGGACAACTATTGCAGCTGGCCCGAGTCTCCGACAGTCTATG tCCGGAAAGTCTCTTACAGCCAATGGAAACGCAAAGAAAGCTACATCTGAAGT ATCGAATGACGAAAACAAGAAACCTACTAAATCTGAATTGCCTGTTAAAGAGGACGAGGATGCTCGTTCTACTACTTCCTC GAGTACCACTCCTCGTGGGCAACGAAGGGCCAGTATTGCTGGATTTTCCTTCAGGTTGGAAGAACGTGCCGAAAAGCGGAAGGAG TTCTTGGCGAAGATAGAAGAGAAGATACAAGCAAAGGAAGAGGAAAAGAATAACTTGCAAGCAAAATCCAAG GAAAACCAAGAGGCGGAGATAAAGCAATTGAGGAAGAGCTTGACATTTAAAGCTACACCAATGCCAAACTTCTACAAGGAACCCCCTCAAAAAGTTGAACTTAGGAAG ATACCGACAACACGTGCTGTATCTCCTAAGCTCGGAAGAAACAAGAACTCCACATCTACAACCAACAGCTCCGAAAGTGGAGGATCGTGTTTCAGTCCAAGAGTTGTCAACAAAGAACAGGTAAAGTCACCCCGGGCTATGCTGTCAACTAGCAATAAAGTCACTGGTGCTTCAAAAGGGGGGAAGCCTATTGAAACCAAGAAGCCAATGAAAAGTTCCTCAACTACTAAAACTAAAGGGAAAGCTGTtgtaacaaaatcaaaacctGCTGAAGCAAAGGCGTTGGACGAGAACCTATGTGAAGagaaatcaaaagaaatgatcGAACAACCTGATGAAAAGTTCGAGATGAATCCAGCAGACAACAATGCAGAGAAACCGCCAAACGCTATTGTTATGCCATCAGCTCAAGTCACTGTTGAAGGTTAA
- the LOC125845767 gene encoding calcium-dependent protein kinase 26-like translates to MGNNCVHAKISKDGFFSSSWWSRSPEMITYEKKESSFQEGLDVVQSNPPELAKIESRKSDVKGTDQVMIIVTDEKKDAWMMKQEEMITITVDLKHEKTDNAKPKKPHNVKRMASAGLQVDSVLKTRTGHLKEHYNLGEKLGHGQFGTTFLCIEKGTGKKYACKSIAKRKLLTDEDVDDVRREIQIMHHLSGHPNVISIKGAYEDTVAVHVVMELCTGGELFDRIIKRGHYSERQAAELARTILGVVEACHSLGVMHRDLKPENFLFVNEEEDSPLKTIDFGLSMFFKPGQIFDDVVGSPYYVAPEVLRKRYGPEADIWSAGVIIYILLSGVPPFWGESEEEIFDEVLHGDIDFELDPWPKISQGAKDLVRRMLIRDPKKRLTAHEVLCHPWVQIDGVAPDKPLDSAIFTRLTQFSAMNKLKKMAIRVIAERLSEEEIAGLKEMFKMIDTDNSGQITFDELKIGLKKFGTNLNESEIRDLMKAADIDNSGTIDYGEFVAAMLHANKIEKEDYLFAAFSYFDKDGSGYITADELQKACEEFGIEDVHLEEIIQEADQDNDGRIDYNEFVAMMHKGNADLGKKRLPNNFSIGYREPMVAC, encoded by the exons ATGGGGAATAATTGTGTTCATGCAAAGATATCAAAGGATGGATTCTTTAGCTCGTCTTGGTGGTCGCGATCACCTGAAATGATCACGTATGAGAAAAAGGAAAGTAGTTTTCAAGAAGGTCTTGATGTTGTTCAGAGTAATCCGCCTGAATTGGCGAAGATAGAGAGTAGGAAATCGGATGTAAAAGGGACTGATCAGGTTATGATTATAGTGACAGATGAGAAGAAAGATGCATGGATGATGAAACAGGAAGAAATGATCACGATAACTGTTGATTTGAAACATGAAAAGACGGACAATGCAAAACCGAAGAAGCCTCATAATGTGAAGAGAATGGCTAGTGCAGGGCTCCAAGTTGATTCTGTTTTGAAAACCAGAACAGGTCATCTAAAGGAGCATTATAATCTAGGGGAAAAACTCGGGCATGGACAATTTGGTACGACGTTTCTTTGTATAGAAAAGGGAACGGGGAAGAAGTATGCTTGTAAGTCTATTGCGAAAAGGAAGTTGTTGACAGACGAAGATGTGGATGATGTACGGAGAGAAATTCAGATCATGCATCACTTATCGGGGCATCCAAATGTCATTTCAATCAAAGGGGCTTATGAGGATACTGTTGCAGTTCATGTTGTGATGGAGTTATGTACTGGTGGTGAGCTCTTTGATCGGATTATTAAACGAGGGCATTACTCAGAGAGACAGGCTGCTGAGCTTGCAAGAACAATACTCGGGGTGGTAGAAGCTTGTCACTCTCTCGGAGTGATGCATCGTGACCTTAAGCCTGAAAATTTTCTCTTTGTCAATGAGGAAGAGGATTCACCTCTTAAGACTATAGATTTCGGGCTTTCAATGTTCTTCAAGCCAG GACAAATATTCGATGACGTTGTTGGAAGTCCTTATTATGTTGCTCCAGAAGTTCTTCGTAAGCGTTATGGTCCTGAGGCTGATATCTGGAGTGCAGGTGTTATAATTTACATTCTTCTAAGCGGCGTTCCTCCATTCTGGGGTG AAAGTGAAGAGGAAATATTTGATGAGGTTTTACATGGTGATATTGACTTCGAGTTAGATCCTTGGCCTAAAATCTCTCAAGGTGCGAAAGACTTGGTCAGAAGAATGCTCATCCGAGACCCCAAAAAGCGACTAACAGCACATGAAGTTTTAT GTCATCCGTGGGTGCAAATTGATGGCGTGGCCCCAGATAAGCCTCTCGATTCTGCAATATTTACGCGCTTAACGCAGTTTTCTGCTATGAACAAGTTGAAGAAAATGGCTATCAGG GTTATTGCAGAGAGACTTTCCGAAGAGGAAATCGCTGGCTTGAAAGAGATGTTTAAAATGATTGACACAGATAACAGTGGCCAAATTACGTTCGATGAACTAAAGATAGGATTAAAGAAATTCGGAACTAATCTTAACGAATCCGAGATACGTGATTTGATGAAAGCT GCGGACATTGATAATAGTGGAACAATCGACTATGGGGAATTCGTTGCTGCAATGTTACACGCCAACAAAATCGAGAAGGAAGATTATCTGTTTGCAGCTTTCTCATATTTCGACAAAGATGGAAGTGGATATATTACAGCTGATGAACTTCAAAAGGCATGTGAGGAATTCGGTATTGAAGACGTTCACTTGGAAGAAATAATACAAGAAGCTGATCAAGACAAT GATGGACGGATAGATTATAACGAGTTTGTGGCCATGATGCACAAAGGAAATGCAGATTTGGGTAAGAAACGCCTGCCAAATAATTTCAGCATCGGATATAGGGAGCCGATGGTGGCTTGCTGA
- the LOC125845809 gene encoding iron-sulfur cluster co-chaperone protein HscB homolog — protein MLMKKLRISTPFLQRLLLGRREIVISSSKTQFDFPSISPKVEQFPQFIQSRKLNFLRNDLGFSGRTLFSTEAAQKNSCWNCCNGVSSNTMPFLVCTACGCVQPVDQSVDFFQIFGLEKKYEIEGENLERKYKDWQRKLHPDLVHTKSQKEREYAAEQSARVIDAYRTLTDPLSRAIYILKLEGVHVDEEEKIDDVELLTEMLEIRETVDEADDSQALKQIQGQIQGKFEQSSISFTDAFQSRKYEEALAAIRRMTYYKRANEEIVRKL, from the exons atgttgatgaAGAAGCTGAGAATTTCAACACCCTTTTTACAAAGATTATTATTGGGAAGAAGGGAAATAGTGATTTCTTCTTCTAAGACCCAATTCGATTTTCCATCAATTTCTCCAAAAGTAGAGCAATTTCCTCAATTTATACAATCTAGAAAGCTTAATTTTCTTAGAAACGATTTGGGTTTTTCTGGAAGAACCCTTTTTAGCACTGAAGCTGCTCAAAAAAATTCTTGCTGGAATTGTTGTAATGGGGTTTCTTCAAATACGATGCCGTTTCTTGTTTGCACTGCTTGTGGCTGTGTGCAACCTGTAGATCAATCTGTTgattttttccagatttttggaCT GGAGAAGAAGTATGAAATTGAGGGGGAGAATCTAGAACGCAAGTATAAAGACTGGCAGAGGAAGCTACATCCGGACTTGGTTCACACGAAATCTCAG AAAGAAAGGGAGTATGCTGCTGAACAATCTGCTCGTGTCATTGATGCTTACCGCACACTAACTGATCCATTGTCAAGGGCAATATACATT CTGAAGTTGGAAGGCGTGCATGTGGATGAAGAGGAGAAGATTGATGATGTAGAGCTGCTGACTGAG ATGCTGGAAATCAGAGAAACTGTTGACGAAGCTGATGACTCACAGGCACTTAAACAAATTCAGGGGCAG ATACAAGGAAAGTTCGAACAATCATCCATCTCTTTTACAGACGCCTTCCAAAGTAGAAAGTATGAAGAAGCTCTGGCTGCAATCCGAAGGATGACTTACTACAAGCGTGCAAATGAAGAGATAGTGAGAAAGCTCTAG
- the LOC125845729 gene encoding putative pentatricopeptide repeat-containing protein At5g06400, mitochondrial — protein MFQSRMILKNLCKQKLQISGNNMLNSRFKICSSSSISTKSSKLHKLKKTENPNSKNKKEPQNFTSLFNEIREILGTESVMPYESANLKDTQFVNSWSCPESVRENAKQSTELEDSLSCTELVCENAKLEDSSSCTERVRGNAELRIELKDSSCVGGNVKQSVELEMMNLHKDTRVEDSVKRDVSSIVHKITGILRSECDVIAMEEWLESAGFEYNEEVVEKVLKRCFKVPHLALRFFDWLKTREGFSHTTETYNTMIYMAVDCKEFRLVDELVEEMERSSCQKNLKTWSILLSHYGNGKLIGKALSMFEQLKKLGYEPDLRAYTIMLSSLCNAGKADIALEYFNEMTNKSLMLDEAMSGQLLKCLANSGNIAAVHKVGDNMIRVCSIPENHVYNLMLKSFCIAGRITEALELIRDLKSKNINLDSEIFTTLVKGLCKAERINDALEIVEILKKRNGADEKVYAVLISAYLRRNEISKALNLFQSMKDSGSLLNVSTYTNLMQHLFRVKEFQEALNLYSEMTEMGVKLDAVAATAVVAGYIIQNRISEMWEVFENMKDKGIVFTRKSYLIFVKELTKVSGTTDIFKVLNEMKASKMFIGNDIFQYVISYLERKGDMKNINRIKLLQGGCEVHNQENETPEVSSQRERNLELNSDNLEVSPAHDIPEAASKSSIECDVHEVCQILISSRDWYLIQEQLEKCNIQFTPEIVMEVLRNFRLQGRLALQFFSWVEKLSSYRHTTESYNTAIKIAGQGKDFTQMRNLFSNMRRNGCLVTAHTWTIMIMQYGRTGLTDIAVRTFKEMKDSGCKPTESTYKALITSLCQKKGRRIDEAVKIFQEMIQVGHSPDKELIEDYLGCLCELGKLRDARNCTESLLKLGFSTPLAYSLYIRSLCRAWRLEEALALINEVDDEQHVLSQYVYGSLVHGLLQKGQLEEALARIESMKQAGIHPTVHVYTSLIGYFFKVKQAGKALETFKEMKDSGCQPTIVTYSALIRGYMNVGKVSEAQDVFHQMKKDGPYPDFKAYSMFISCLCRIGYSEEALQLISEMLDVGIVPSTVNYRTVFYGLNREGKQDLAKTVLHMKLDVKRRRKFLT, from the coding sequence ATGTTCCAAAGTagaatgattttgaagaatCTATGCAAACAAAAGCTTCAAATTTCTGGGAATAATATGTTGAATTCAAGATTCAAgatttgttcttcttcttcaatctcCACCAAGTCATCTAAGCTTCACAAATTGAAGAAAACTGAAAACCCAAATTCGAAAAACAAGAAAGAACCCCAGAATTTTACTTCACTCTTCAATGAAATCAGAGAGATTTTAGGAACAGAGAGTGTAATGCCATATGAATCCGCAAATTTAAAGGACACCCAATTCGTGAATTCATGGTCTTGCCCGGAAAGTGTTCGTGAAAATGCCAAGCAGAGTACAGAGTTGGAAGATTCATTATCTTGCACAGAACTTGTTTGTGAAAATGCCAAGCTGGAGGATTCATCGTCTTGCACGGAACGTGTTCGTGGAAATGCTGAGCTGAGGATAGAGCTGAAGGATTCATCATGTGTTGGTGGAAATGTGAAGCAGAGTGTAGAGCTGGAAATGATGAATTTACACAAAGATACTCGGGTTGAGGATTCGGTGAAAAGGGATGTTAGTTCTATAGTTCACAAGATTACGGGGATTTTGAGGAGTGAATGTGATGTGATCGCCATGGAGGAATGGTTGGAAAGTGCAGGTTTTGAGTATAACGAGGAGGTCGTTGAGAAGGTTTTGAAGAGGTGTTTTAAAGTTCCTCATTTAGCTTTGAGGTTTTTCGATTGGTTGAAAACAAGAGAAGGGTTTAGTCACACTACGGAGACGTATAACACGATGATTTACATGGCTGTGGACTGTAAAGAGTTTCGTTTGGTTGATGAATTGGTGGAAGAAATGGAGAGGAGTTCTTGTCAGAAAAACCTTAAGACGTGGAGCATTTTGCTATCGCATTATGGGAATGGAAAGTTGATTGGCAAAGCATTGTCAATGTTTGAACAGTTGAAGAAGTTAGGTTATGAGCCCGATTTAAGGGCTTATACGATCATGTTGAGTTCACTTTGTAACGCTGGAAAAGCGGACATAGCTTTGGAGTACTTCAACGAAATGACCAACAAAAGCTTGATGTTGGATGAAGCTATGTCTGGACAGTTACTCAAATGCTTGGCTAACTCCGGAAATATTGCTGCAGTTCACAAAGTTGGTGACAACATGATAAGGGTTTGTAGTATTCCAGAAAACCACGTCTACAACCTTATGCTTAAGAGTTTCTGCATTGCGGGGAGGATTACAGAAGCTTTGGAATTGATTCGTGAtctgaaaagtaaaaacataaacCTTGACTCTGAAATTTTTACGACATTGGTGAAAGGACTGTGCAAAGCTGAGAGGATCAATGATGCATTGGAgattgttgaaattttgaagaaaagaaacgGTGCTGATGAGAAGGTTTATGCAGTCCTTATAAGTGCATACTTGAGGagaaatgaaatttcaaaggCACTTAATCTGTTTCAGAGCATGAAAGATTCGGGAAGTTTGCTCAACGTTTCGACTTATACCAATCTGATGCAGCACCTTTTCAGGGTTAAAGAGTTTCAAGAAGCGTTGAACCTCTATAGTGAGATGACAGAGATGGGAGTTAAATTGGATGCTGTTGCAGCTACTGCTGTAGTTGCAGGTTATATCATCCAAAACCGCATTTCTGAAATGTGGGAAGTGTTCGAGAATATGAAGGATAAAGGAATTGTCTTTACTCGGAAATCGTACCTCATATTTGTCAAGGAACTTACCAAGGTGTCAGGGACAACGGATATTTTCAAGGTTCTGAATGAAATGAAGGCCTCTAAGATGTTTATTGGAAACGATATCTTCCAGTATGTTATTTCGTACCTGGAGAGAAAAGGAGATATGAAGAACATCAACAGGATCAAGCTGCTACAGGGGGGTTGTGAAGTTcacaatcaagaaaatgaaacaCCTGAAGTGAGCAGTCAACGAGAACGAAACTTGGAGTTAAATTCAGACAACCTAGAAGTGTCCCCAGCTCATGACATACCTGAGGCAGCTTCAAAATCCTCTATTGAATGTGATGTACATGAGGTTTGCCAAATTTTGATTTCATCGAGGGATTGGTACTTAATACAAGAACAATTGGAGAAATGCAACATACAGTTCACCCCAGAAATTGTCATGGAAGTTTTGCGTAATTTCAGGCTGCAAGGTCGGTTAGCATTGCAATTTTTCTCTTGGGTTGAGAAGCTAAGTAGTTACAGACATACAACGGAATCCTACAATACGGCTATTAAAATAGCAGGACAGGGCAAGGACTTCACTCAGATGAGAAATCTTTTCTCCAATATGAGGAGAAACGGTTGCTTAGTAACAGCTCATACCTGGACAATCATGATAATGCAGTATGGGAGGACAGGACTCACCGATATTGCTGTTCGTacttttaaagaaatgaaagacAGCGGTTGCAAACCGACAGAAAGTACGTACAAAGCTTTGATTACATCTCTTTGTCAGAAAAAAGGTAGGAGAATTGATGAAGCAGTAAAAATATTCCAGGAGATGATTCAAGTTGGACACAGTCCTGATAAAGAACTAATCGAAGATTATCTTGGTTGTTTGTGTGAACTTGGTAAATTAAGGGATGCCAGAAACTGTACTGAATCTTTACTAAAGCTCGGTTTCAGTACCCCTTTAGCATACTCATTGTACATAAGATCACTTTGTCGAGCATGGAGGCTGGAAGAGGCTTTAGCATTGATCAATGAAGTTGATGACGAGCAGCATGTCTTGAGCCAGTACGTCTATGGAAGTTTAGTCCACGGACTACTACAAAAAGGGCAGTTAGAAGAAGCATTGGCAAGAATCGAATCCATGAAGCAGGCAGGCATTCATCCAACAGTCCATGTATATACTTCCTTGATTGGCTACTTCTTCAAAGTGAAACAGGCCGGAAAGGCTCTTGAAACTTTCAAAGAAATGAAAGATTCAGGCTGCCAACCAACTATAGTTACCTACTCAGCGTTAATACGAGGGTACATGAACGTGGGAAAAGTTTCCGAGGCTCAAGATGTGTTTCATCAGATGAAAAAGGATGGACCATATCCTGATTTCAAGGCATACTCCATGTTCATCTCTTGTCTATGTAGGATTGGTTATTCTGAAGAAGCTCTTCAACTTATATCTGAAATGTTGGATGTTGGGATTGTTCCTAGTACAGTTAATTATAGAACTGTCTTCTATGGGCTCAATAGAGAAGGTAAACAAGATTTAGCAAAGACTGTATTACATATGAAGTTAGATGTGAAAAGGAGGAGAAAGTTTCTaacttga